A window of the Streptomyces sp. NBC_01351 genome harbors these coding sequences:
- a CDS encoding 4'-phosphopantetheinyl transferase family protein, whose amino-acid sequence MTAPRFTVEPHRLDLWLVHSPQGAEAEGLDRSDLDDAERRRAAAFVRPADALLYAASHVALRRLLGRYTDTAPGLVRFVRERCVECGGEHGRPAVDSPSPPLHFSLSHSAGIAVVGIAAVPVGVDVERLPHPATVEFCTPSLHPRERAELGAASGTDRTGLFGRIWTRKEAYLKGLGTGLRRPPAQDYLGTDAAGHPAGWTVLDVPCAPTHVAAAAVRGGPPRTVHVRRLAGEWLRAPTAPALLDA is encoded by the coding sequence ATGACAGCACCCCGATTCACGGTGGAGCCGCACCGGCTCGATCTGTGGCTGGTGCACAGCCCGCAGGGCGCCGAAGCCGAGGGGCTGGACCGCTCCGACCTCGACGACGCCGAGCGGCGCCGGGCCGCCGCCTTCGTCAGACCGGCCGACGCACTGCTGTACGCGGCCTCCCACGTCGCCCTGCGCCGGCTGCTCGGCCGGTACACCGACACCGCGCCGGGCCTCGTGCGCTTCGTGCGGGAGCGGTGCGTGGAGTGCGGCGGGGAGCACGGCCGCCCGGCCGTCGACTCGCCGTCGCCCCCGTTGCACTTCTCGCTGTCGCACAGCGCCGGGATCGCGGTGGTGGGCATCGCGGCGGTACCGGTCGGAGTGGACGTGGAGCGGCTGCCCCACCCGGCGACGGTCGAGTTCTGCACGCCGTCGCTGCACCCGCGCGAGCGCGCTGAGCTGGGCGCCGCGTCCGGGACGGACCGGACCGGGCTGTTCGGCCGGATCTGGACCCGCAAGGAGGCGTACCTGAAGGGCCTGGGGACCGGGCTGCGGCGGCCCCCCGCCCAGGACTACCTGGGCACCGACGCGGCCGGGCATCCGGCCGGATGGACCGTGCTGGACGTGCCGTGCGCACCCACGCACGTGGCGGCCGCCGCCGTACGCGGCGGGCCGCCGCGAACGGTGCACGTACGCCGGCTGGCCGGGGAGTGGCTGCGCGCACCCACCGCGCCCGCCCTGCTCGACGCCTGA
- a CDS encoding ACP S-malonyltransferase, which translates to MTRTAFVFPSQGSQRVGMGRDLCALRPEIAERYFRTADDLLGIPLSRLCLYGSASELADPAIAQPAVFLTSLVAYEILRDHGIGPDAVAGQSLGEYTALTAAGVLHWTDALELVRLRGELVATTNDRVPSATAAVLGLSRAEVRWLCGEAARSTGRVVEVTGDNDPGQTAVSGESAAVDRLMSLARAAGALRVRKIETGGPFHTSLLRDIEAEFTEALIGTHFANPVIPMVSSVTGTEVTTATEAVVALRAQLTSQVRWTETVRLLAGRGTTHFVEVGPGLVLTGLGRRIAPRTRSLATGTTRQFGLTVAALAPQHDAVVAA; encoded by the coding sequence ATGACCCGCACGGCCTTCGTCTTTCCGAGCCAGGGCTCACAGCGCGTGGGCATGGGCAGGGACCTGTGCGCGCTGCGCCCCGAGATCGCCGAGCGCTACTTCCGGACCGCCGACGACCTGCTCGGCATCCCGCTCTCGCGGCTGTGCCTGTACGGGTCCGCCTCCGAGCTGGCCGACCCGGCGATCGCGCAGCCGGCCGTGTTCCTGACCAGCCTGGTCGCGTACGAGATCCTGCGCGACCACGGCATCGGGCCGGACGCGGTCGCGGGCCAGAGCCTGGGCGAGTACACCGCGCTGACCGCCGCGGGCGTCCTGCACTGGACCGACGCGCTGGAGCTGGTGCGGCTGCGCGGCGAGCTGGTGGCCACCACCAACGACCGGGTGCCCAGCGCCACGGCCGCCGTCCTCGGGCTCAGCCGCGCCGAGGTGCGGTGGCTGTGCGGCGAGGCCGCCCGGAGCACCGGCCGGGTCGTCGAGGTCACCGGCGACAACGATCCGGGGCAGACCGCGGTGTCCGGCGAGAGCGCCGCGGTGGACCGGCTGATGAGCCTGGCCCGCGCGGCGGGCGCCCTGCGGGTCAGGAAGATCGAGACCGGCGGGCCGTTCCACACCAGCCTGCTGCGCGACATCGAGGCCGAGTTCACCGAGGCGCTCATCGGCACCCACTTCGCCAACCCGGTGATCCCGATGGTCTCCAGCGTCACCGGCACCGAGGTGACCACCGCGACCGAGGCCGTGGTGGCGCTGCGCGCGCAACTCACCAGCCAGGTGCGGTGGACGGAGACGGTGCGGCTGCTGGCCGGCCGCGGCACCACCCACTTCGTGGAGGTCGGGCCCGGCCTGGTGCTGACCGGGCTGGGCCGGCGCATCGCGCCCCGCACCCGGTCGCTGGCCACCGGCACCACCCGCCAGTTCGGCCTGACCGTGGCCGCGCTGGCCCCGCAGCACGACGCCGTCGTCGCCGCCTGA
- a CDS encoding acyl-CoA carboxylase subunit beta, with the protein MPTADNTIVSRIDELTEIKETARLGTDPAATERQHAKGKLTAHERIALLLDKGSFNEVEPLRRHRASGFGLEDKKPHGDGVVTGWGKVHGRTVFAYAHDFRVFGGALGEAHAQKIHKIMDLAEAAGAPLVSLNDGAGARIQEGVSALAGYGGIFQRNTRASGVIPQISVMLGPCAGGAAYSPALTDFVFMVRETSQMFITGPDVVKAVTGEEISQNGLGGADVHSTVSGVSHFAYDNEEHCIEDVRYLLSLLPANNRELSPVERSGDPADRLTNALLDLVPAEPGQAYDIRKVIEEIVDDGEYFEVHPAWATNIVCALTRLDGHVVGIVANQPASMAGVLDIEASEKAARFVQFCDAFNIPLVTLVDVPGFLPGVDQEHNGIIRRGAKLLYAYCNATVPRISLVLRKAYGGAYIVMDSRSIGADLALAWPTNEIAVMGAEGAANVVFRREINAAEDPEAVRQQRITEYKDELMHPYYAAERGLIDDVIDPRETRSVLIRSLEMLRTKQADLPSRKHGNPPQ; encoded by the coding sequence ATGCCCACAGCGGACAACACGATCGTGAGCCGGATCGACGAGCTCACCGAGATCAAGGAAACGGCGCGGCTCGGCACGGACCCGGCCGCCACCGAGCGCCAGCACGCCAAGGGCAAGCTGACCGCGCACGAGCGGATCGCGCTGCTCCTGGACAAGGGGTCGTTCAACGAGGTGGAGCCGCTGCGCCGGCACCGCGCGAGCGGCTTCGGGCTGGAGGACAAGAAGCCGCACGGCGACGGCGTCGTCACCGGCTGGGGCAAGGTCCACGGCCGCACGGTGTTCGCCTACGCCCACGACTTCCGGGTCTTCGGCGGCGCGCTCGGCGAGGCGCACGCCCAGAAGATCCACAAGATCATGGACCTGGCGGAGGCGGCGGGCGCACCGCTGGTCTCGCTCAACGACGGTGCGGGCGCCCGCATCCAGGAGGGCGTCAGCGCCCTCGCCGGCTACGGCGGGATCTTCCAGCGCAACACCCGCGCCTCCGGCGTCATCCCGCAGATCAGCGTGATGCTCGGCCCCTGCGCGGGCGGCGCGGCCTACTCCCCCGCCCTCACCGACTTCGTCTTCATGGTCCGCGAGACCTCGCAGATGTTCATCACCGGCCCGGACGTCGTCAAGGCGGTCACCGGCGAGGAGATCAGCCAGAACGGCCTCGGCGGCGCCGACGTGCACTCCACGGTCTCCGGCGTCTCGCACTTCGCGTACGACAACGAGGAGCACTGCATCGAGGACGTCCGCTACCTGCTGTCGCTGCTGCCGGCCAACAACCGGGAGCTGTCCCCGGTGGAGCGCTCCGGCGACCCCGCGGACCGGCTCACCAACGCGCTGCTGGACCTCGTCCCGGCCGAGCCCGGGCAGGCGTACGACATCCGCAAGGTGATCGAGGAGATCGTCGACGACGGCGAGTACTTCGAGGTCCACCCGGCCTGGGCCACCAACATCGTGTGCGCGCTGACCCGGCTCGACGGGCACGTGGTCGGCATCGTCGCCAACCAGCCGGCCTCGATGGCCGGTGTGCTGGACATCGAGGCCTCGGAGAAGGCCGCGCGGTTCGTGCAGTTCTGCGACGCCTTCAACATCCCGCTCGTCACGCTGGTCGACGTGCCGGGCTTCCTGCCGGGCGTGGACCAGGAGCACAACGGCATCATCCGGCGCGGCGCCAAGCTGCTGTACGCCTACTGCAACGCGACGGTGCCGCGGATCTCGCTGGTGCTGCGCAAGGCGTACGGCGGTGCGTACATCGTCATGGACTCGCGCTCCATAGGCGCCGACCTCGCACTCGCCTGGCCGACCAACGAGATCGCGGTGATGGGCGCGGAGGGCGCGGCGAACGTGGTCTTCCGGCGGGAGATCAACGCGGCCGAGGACCCCGAGGCCGTACGTCAGCAGCGGATCACCGAGTACAAGGACGAGCTGATGCACCCGTACTACGCGGCCGAGCGGGGGCTGATCGACGACGTCATCGACCCGCGCGAGACCCGGTCGGTGCTGATCCGCTCGCTGGAGATGCTCCGCACGAAGCAGGCGGACCTGCCGTCGCGCAAGCACGGCAACCCGCCGCAGTGA
- a CDS encoding acyl-CoA carboxylase subunit epsilon encodes MNQLIRIEKGSPDPDELAALTAVVLALASARAEAAEATEAPHEHRPAGRPPVRWRRRERHVIPGTGHGWRGGGAAR; translated from the coding sequence ATGAACCAGCTCATCCGTATCGAGAAGGGCTCCCCCGACCCGGACGAACTGGCCGCGCTCACCGCGGTGGTGCTGGCCCTCGCCTCGGCACGCGCCGAGGCCGCCGAAGCCACCGAGGCCCCCCACGAGCACCGGCCCGCCGGGCGCCCGCCCGTACGCTGGCGACGCCGGGAGCGCCACGTCATCCCCGGAACCGGGCACGGCTGGCGCGGCGGCGGGGCCGCGAGATGA
- a CDS encoding alpha/beta hydrolase: MTAEIRAITLDAGGIPISALLAEPVSAPPRAAVVAIHGCGMSAGYFDSRARPGLSLLSLGAELGYSVLSVDRPGYGLSAASLPEGQALADQAATLHSALADFADRYATGWGFFVVAHSNGGKLALATAAAGETGDRLLGLDISGLGNRLAVAPHQLPGQDGHGDWRRHWGALRLYPPDAFRLGRGLVSPVPAGEAREAPLWPELYPDIAARVHVPVRFTFAEQEQWWRFDEEAVAALTRPLSAPTVRVESLPDAGHNISLGWSARAYHLRALGFLEEQLLALDAAPAGARPVMRREGRHRPTRT; encoded by the coding sequence ATGACCGCAGAGATCCGTGCCATCACCCTCGACGCCGGCGGCATCCCGATCTCGGCGCTGCTCGCCGAGCCGGTCTCGGCGCCGCCGCGCGCCGCCGTGGTGGCCATACACGGCTGCGGGATGAGCGCCGGCTACTTCGACAGCCGGGCCCGCCCGGGACTCTCGCTGCTCTCCCTGGGCGCCGAGCTCGGCTACAGCGTGCTCTCCGTGGACCGGCCCGGGTACGGGCTGTCGGCCGCCTCCCTGCCCGAGGGACAGGCGCTGGCGGACCAGGCGGCGACCCTGCACTCAGCGCTCGCCGACTTCGCCGACCGGTACGCCACGGGGTGGGGCTTCTTCGTGGTCGCTCACTCCAACGGCGGAAAGCTGGCGCTGGCCACCGCGGCCGCCGGGGAGACCGGCGACCGGCTGCTGGGCCTGGACATCTCGGGGCTGGGCAACCGGCTCGCGGTGGCCCCGCACCAGCTGCCGGGCCAGGACGGCCACGGCGACTGGCGCCGGCACTGGGGAGCCTTGAGGCTGTATCCACCGGATGCCTTCAGGCTGGGTCGAGGCCTGGTGTCCCCGGTGCCGGCCGGTGAGGCCCGGGAGGCTCCGCTGTGGCCCGAGCTGTACCCGGACATAGCCGCCCGCGTGCACGTGCCGGTCCGGTTCACGTTCGCCGAACAGGAGCAGTGGTGGCGCTTCGACGAGGAAGCCGTCGCCGCACTGACCCGGCCGCTGTCGGCCCCGACGGTGCGGGTCGAGAGCCTGCCGGACGCGGGTCACAACATCAGCCTCGGCTGGTCGGCCCGCGCGTACCACCTGCGGGCGCTCGGGTTCCTGGAGGAGC